One Limimonas halophila genomic window carries:
- a CDS encoding NADH-quinone oxidoreductase subunit M, whose protein sequence is MHGWPLLSLITFLPLVGAGFILTIRGDDEVVARNARYVALWTSLITFALSLFVWFGFERGTAEFQFVEKSEWIPAFDIAYHMGVDGISVMFVLLSTLLIPICVLASWDAIHHRVREYMVAFLVLETMMVGMFCALDFVTFYMFFEGVLIPMFLIIGVWGGSRRVYSAFKFFLYTLAGSVLMLLAILTIYFKTGTTDIAVLYTEGAGLSPELQMWLWLAFFASFAVKVPMWPVHTWLPDAHVEAPTAGSVILAGVLLKMGGYGFLRFSLPMLPEASAFFAPLVFTLSIVAVIYTSLVALAQEDMKKLIAYSSIAHMGFVTAGIFTATTQGIQGAIYQMLSHGIVSAALFLVVGVIYHRLHTRRIDAYGGLATQMPRYALVFMVFMLASVGLPGTSGFVGEFLVILGAFQVNTWVALLIASGMVLGAAYMLYLYRQVIFGALTKEHLRSLMDLHWHERAYFAPLILLVLWMGIYPVSFLDVMNASVQELIGHYEESLAQSEGTSLAMLWPGQ, encoded by the coding sequence ATGCACGGCTGGCCACTTCTTTCCCTCATCACCTTCCTGCCGCTTGTGGGCGCCGGGTTCATCCTGACGATCCGCGGCGACGACGAGGTGGTGGCACGCAACGCGCGCTACGTCGCGCTCTGGACCTCGCTGATCACCTTCGCGCTGTCGCTGTTCGTCTGGTTCGGCTTCGAGCGCGGGACGGCCGAGTTCCAGTTCGTCGAGAAGTCCGAGTGGATCCCGGCGTTCGACATCGCCTACCACATGGGTGTGGACGGCATCTCGGTGATGTTCGTCCTGCTGTCGACGCTGCTCATCCCCATCTGCGTCCTGGCGAGCTGGGACGCCATTCATCACCGGGTGCGCGAATACATGGTCGCGTTCCTGGTGCTGGAAACCATGATGGTCGGGATGTTCTGCGCCCTCGACTTCGTCACCTTCTACATGTTCTTCGAGGGCGTGCTGATCCCGATGTTCCTGATCATCGGGGTCTGGGGCGGCTCCCGGCGCGTGTACTCCGCCTTCAAGTTCTTCCTCTACACGCTCGCCGGCTCCGTCCTGATGCTGCTGGCGATCCTGACGATCTACTTCAAGACGGGCACGACCGACATCGCGGTGCTCTACACGGAGGGCGCGGGCCTCTCGCCCGAGCTGCAGATGTGGCTGTGGCTAGCCTTCTTCGCGTCCTTCGCGGTGAAGGTGCCGATGTGGCCGGTGCACACCTGGCTGCCCGACGCCCACGTCGAGGCGCCGACGGCCGGCTCCGTCATTCTGGCGGGCGTGCTCTTGAAGATGGGCGGCTACGGGTTCCTGCGCTTCTCGCTGCCCATGCTGCCCGAGGCCTCCGCGTTCTTCGCGCCGCTGGTGTTCACGCTGTCCATCGTGGCGGTGATCTACACCTCGCTGGTGGCGCTGGCGCAGGAGGACATGAAGAAGCTGATCGCCTACTCCTCGATCGCGCACATGGGCTTCGTCACGGCCGGCATCTTCACGGCGACGACTCAGGGCATCCAGGGCGCCATCTACCAGATGCTTAGCCACGGCATCGTCTCCGCCGCGCTCTTCCTGGTGGTGGGGGTGATCTATCACCGCCTGCACACGCGGCGCATCGACGCCTATGGCGGGCTGGCGACCCAGATGCCGCGCTACGCGCTGGTGTTCATGGTGTTTATGCTGGCAAGCGTGGGGCTGCCGGGCACCTCCGGCTTCGTCGGGGAGTTCCTGGTGATCCTCGGCGCCTTCCAGGTGAACACCTGGGTCGCGCTCCTAATCGCCAGCGGCATGGTCCTGGGCGCCGCCTACATGCTGTATCTCTACCGTCAGGTGATCTTCGGCGCGCTGACGAAGGAGCATCTGCGCAGCCTGATGGACCTGCACTGGCACGAGCGGGCCTACTTCGCGCCGCTGATCCTGCTGGTCCTGTGGATGGGCATCTACCCGGTGAGCTTCCTCGACGTCATGAACGCGTCGGTTCAGGAGCTGATCGGGCACTACGAGGAGAGCCTGGCGCAGTCCGAGGGGACCAGCCTGGCGATGCTCTGGCCGGGCCAATAA
- the nuoN gene encoding NADH-quinone oxidoreductase subunit NuoN, protein MTADVAAIVPELFLVLAAIVLLMVGVFRGRDATGLVVSLSVAAVVGTLALLWLGPADHTVAFSGLFVRDGFATFMKALILIGAGVSLVMAYRYIERENMARFEFPVLMLFATVGMLLMVSANDLIALYVGLELQSLSLYVMAAFRRDTVRSTESGLKYFILGALSSGMLLYGASLVYGFAGSTTFGDLASVFSEIQATGGVPSVGVVVGLVFIAAGLAFKVGAVPFHMWTPDVYEGAPTAVTAFFASAPKVAAIALLARVMMGPFADLVGQWQQIVVAVSLLSMILGALAAINQTNIKRLMAYSSIGHVGYALVGLAAGTEAGLRGLGIYMAIYLITNLGTFAVILCMRHKERMVENIDDLKGLSRTHPMMALAMAIFMFSMAGIPPLAGFFAKFYVFMAAIEAGLVTLAVVGVLSSVVAAFYYLRIVKLMYFDQPAEAFDTPFGREMNLVMGVSGALVLLFFIFPSPVIGGARMAAAALVGG, encoded by the coding sequence ATGACCGCAGACGTTGCCGCGATCGTTCCGGAACTCTTCCTCGTGCTCGCCGCGATCGTCCTCCTGATGGTGGGCGTGTTCCGCGGCCGGGACGCGACGGGCTTGGTCGTTTCGCTCTCGGTGGCGGCTGTGGTGGGAACCCTGGCGCTGCTCTGGCTCGGTCCCGCCGATCACACCGTGGCGTTCTCCGGGCTGTTCGTGCGCGACGGCTTCGCGACCTTCATGAAGGCGTTGATCCTGATCGGAGCCGGGGTATCGCTGGTGATGGCGTACCGCTACATCGAGCGCGAGAACATGGCCCGGTTCGAGTTCCCGGTGCTCATGTTGTTCGCCACGGTCGGCATGCTGCTGATGGTCTCGGCGAACGACCTGATCGCGCTGTACGTGGGCCTGGAGCTGCAGAGCCTGTCGCTGTACGTCATGGCGGCCTTCCGCCGGGACACCGTACGCTCTACGGAGTCGGGCCTGAAGTACTTCATCCTGGGTGCGCTGTCCTCGGGCATGCTGCTGTACGGCGCTTCGCTCGTGTACGGCTTCGCCGGCTCCACCACCTTCGGCGACCTCGCCAGCGTCTTTTCGGAGATTCAGGCAACGGGCGGCGTGCCGTCCGTGGGCGTCGTGGTCGGGTTGGTGTTCATCGCCGCCGGCCTCGCGTTCAAGGTGGGCGCCGTTCCGTTCCACATGTGGACGCCCGACGTCTATGAGGGCGCGCCCACGGCCGTGACGGCCTTCTTCGCCTCCGCCCCCAAGGTCGCGGCCATCGCGCTGCTGGCGCGCGTGATGATGGGCCCGTTCGCCGACCTCGTGGGACAGTGGCAGCAGATCGTCGTCGCCGTGTCGCTGCTCTCGATGATCCTGGGCGCCCTTGCAGCCATCAACCAGACGAACATCAAGCGGCTGATGGCCTACTCCTCCATCGGCCACGTGGGCTACGCGCTGGTCGGCCTGGCGGCCGGTACCGAGGCCGGGCTGCGCGGGCTCGGCATCTACATGGCGATCTACCTGATCACCAACCTGGGCACCTTCGCGGTGATCCTGTGCATGCGCCACAAAGAGCGCATGGTGGAGAACATCGACGACCTGAAGGGGTTGTCGCGCACGCATCCCATGATGGCGCTGGCGATGGCGATCTTCATGTTCTCCATGGCCGGCATTCCGCCGCTTGCCGGGTTCTTCGCCAAGTTCTACGTTTTCATGGCCGCGATCGAGGCCGGGCTGGTCACGCTGGCCGTGGTCGGCGTGCTCTCCAGCGTCGTGGCGGCCTTCTATTACCTTCGCATCGTCAAGCTGATGTACTTCGACCAGCCGGCGGAGGCGTTCGACACGCCGTTCGGGCGTGAGATGAACCTGGTGATGGGCGTTTCCGGCGCGCTCGTGCTGCTGTTCTTCATCTTCCCGAGCCCGGTCATCGGCGGCGCCCGCATGGCCGCGGCGGCGCTGGTCGGCGGGTGA
- a CDS encoding biotin--[acetyl-CoA-carboxylase] ligase — MTGPELPDGLTLVERDAVESTNDEARALAREGAEEGTLVWAREQRAGRGRLGRTWSSPRGNLYLSLVMDSSLEAAAQTTFVAALALSDALDGLVPNDHTVILKWPNDVLLDGRKLAGMLAEWVPEAEKLVLGVGVNVAAAPADAQHPATTLRDAGVEIGAADLLARFAGEFEPWWRTWKRAGFAPIRAAWMQRCHPMGERLQVNLPDETVVGTYQGLGEDGALVMETWDGDKRRLTVGDVALIG; from the coding sequence ATGACGGGGCCCGAGCTTCCCGACGGCTTAACTCTCGTCGAGCGCGACGCGGTCGAGAGCACCAACGACGAGGCCCGCGCGCTGGCCCGCGAGGGCGCGGAAGAAGGCACGCTGGTCTGGGCGCGCGAGCAGCGCGCGGGGCGCGGCCGGCTGGGCCGCACCTGGAGCAGCCCGCGCGGCAACCTCTACCTGTCCCTCGTGATGGACAGCTCACTGGAGGCGGCGGCGCAGACCACCTTCGTGGCGGCGCTGGCGCTCTCGGACGCGCTGGACGGGCTCGTGCCGAACGACCATACCGTGATCCTGAAGTGGCCCAATGACGTCCTGCTCGACGGCCGCAAGCTGGCCGGCATGCTGGCCGAGTGGGTGCCGGAGGCGGAAAAGCTGGTCCTCGGCGTGGGCGTTAACGTCGCGGCCGCGCCGGCGGATGCCCAGCACCCGGCCACCACGCTGCGCGATGCGGGCGTCGAGATCGGCGCGGCGGACCTGCTCGCCCGCTTCGCCGGCGAATTCGAGCCATGGTGGCGAACGTGGAAGCGGGCGGGTTTCGCGCCCATCCGCGCGGCCTGGATGCAACGGTGCCACCCCATGGGCGAGCGGCTGCAGGTCAACCTGCCGGACGAGACGGTCGTCGGCACCTATCAGGGGCTGGGCGAGGACGGCGCGCTCGTCATGGAAACCTGGGACGGGGACAAACGGCGCCTGACGGTGGGCGATGTCGCGCTCATCGGCTAA